DNA sequence from the Streptomyces canus genome:
TCCATGGCCCGAAGCGCGGTGGCGTACGAACCGGCCCCGCGCACCGCGTCGTTGACCTCCGGAGTCGCCCCGTCGAGGGAGATCTGCACGTCGACGTAGTCGTTGCGGGCCAGCCGGCGGGCCGCCTCGGGGGTGATGCGGACGCCGTTGGTGGAGAACTTCACGCCGACGTGGTGGCTGGTGGCGTAGTCCAGGAGGTCCCAGAAGTCGGGGCGGACGGTGGGTTCTCCGCCGCCGATGTTGACGTAGAAGACCTGCATGGCCTCCAGCTCGTCGATGACGGCCTTCGCCTCGCTCGTGCTCAGCTCGCGCGGGTCGCGCCGTCCGGAGCTGGACAGGCAGTGCGCGCAGGACAGGTTGCAGGCGTAGGTGAGTTCCCAGGTCAGGCAGATCGGCGCGGCGAGGCCGTACTCGAACAGGTCGACCAGCCGGGTGCCGTGGGCGGATAGTGCCGGTGAGGTCATGGGGCGGTCCTTTCGACGACCATGGACGACCGGGCCAGGGCGGTCAGGGCCGCGGTGAAGCGGGGGAGTTCGGCGGCGCCGACACCGGCTTGCGCGCAGGCGGCCCGGGCGGTGGGCACGTGCGGCAGGGCCCGCAGGACGGCGAGCAGGCGGAGGTCCTTGACGAACGACAGCCGGCGGGTGCCGAAGTGGTACAGCAGCGCGCCGAAGGGTTCCGGCCGCACCGAGACCTGCGGATGCAGGTCCCAGGCGCGGTCGATGTCCATGTCGGCGTTCACGGTGGGCACGCTGGTCCCCGTTCGCCTAGTAGACGCCGCACATGCCGTCGATCGAGACCTCCTCGATGAGGTCGTCCTCCTCGATCAGCGACTCGGGGGCCAAAACGTCCCCGGCGCCGGACTCGGCGTCGGCAACAGGGGCGGCCTGCGGGGGCAGGGAGTGGAGCGGGCTCATGCGAACCTCCTCGACGGCCGCGGCGATCCGGTCGACCGGACGGTCCCGGTGCCGCGGGTTCCTGTACCGTGAGGCTAATGGCACCCGGTGTCAAAACGGAAGGGTCGTGCGCCATGCCGAGGAACGGCCCTGGTCGGCGCCCCGATGTCGTCGTGGTGGGGGCCGGCGCCAGCGGTGCCGCGCTGGCGGCGCGGCTGAGCGAGGACCCCGGCCGCTTGGTACTGCTGCTGGAGGCCGGACCGGTGCCGCGTCAACTGTCGGACTTCCCACCGCAGTTGCTGGACGCCCGGCTCGTCCCCGGTGCGCAGGCGCAGTGCGCCGCGGTCTCGCACCACCCGGTCCGCCTCACCCCGGACCGGCCCTACTCGGTACCGCGGGGGCGCGTACTCGGCGGTTCCACCACCGTGAACGGAGGCTACTTCGTACGGGCCCGGCGCGAGGACTTCGCCCGCTGGTCGGCCGCGGGCGGGGCGGACTGGTCGTACGACCGCATGCTGCCGTTGCTTCGCGGCCTGGAGACCGACCTGGACCACGGCGCCGACGCCGTGCACGGAGACCGGGGACCGGTACGGATCCGGCGCACGGACCTGAGGCATCCGGCCGCCGCGGCGTTCGGTGACGCCGCCCGCGAACTGGGCCTGCCGCACGAGCCCGACAAGAACGCGCAGGACGTTCCGGGCTTCGGCCCGGTTCCGACGAACACGGTGGACGGTCTGCGGGTCAACACCGGCATCAGCCATCTCCTGGGCGCCCTCGGCCGGCCCAACCTCACGGTGACGGGCGACTGTCCGGTTCACCGGGTCGTCGTCCGCGATGGCCGGGCGAGCGGAGTCGTCGTCGAACACGACGGTGGGTTCGAGGTACTGGAGGCCGGCGAGGTCGTGCTCTGTGCGGGAGCCTTCGCCTCCGCGCACCTGCTGCACCGGTCGGGAATCGGCCCGGGTGCGGCGCTGACGCGGGCGGGCATCCCCGTCGTGCTGGACGCCCCCGCGGTCGGAGCGCGGTTCAGCGATCACCCCCAGGTGGTGCTGGAGTGGGCGCCCCGCGGTGACGTGGCCGACCCCGTGGGATCCTGGCTCGGAGGCGCCCTGCACGTGTCCTCGTCCGACGGCGCGCACCCGGGCGACCTGGAGATCCTGCAGTCACTCGTCCCGATGGCCGGCCTGACCACCGGACGCACGAGCGTGGCAGGTGCCCCGCTGGCGTTCCTGGTCTCCGTACAGACGCCCCGCACGAGCGGCCGCCTGCGAACGAGGTCGGCGGACGCGGCGGACCCACTGGACATCGACTACGGCTATCTGCGCACGGCCGGCGACCGGCGCCGTATGCGTGAAGCCGTCCGCGTCACCGCGGCCCTGCTCGGCACCGCGGCCTTCGGCGAGGTGGCGTCGGGCCTGGTGGACCCGGACGCCACGACCCTCGACGACGACCGTCGGCTCGACCGCTGGATCCGGGCCGGGCTCGGCACGGCTCAGCACACGTGCGGAACGGTCCCCATGGGCCCGGCGGACGATGCCCGAGCGGCCGTCGACGGCTACGGCAGGCTGTACGGGCTGAGCGGGCTCCGGGTGGCGGACACCTCGATCCTGCCCACGGCTCCGCTGCGTGGCCCGGCGGCCACCGCGGTCCTCATCGGGGAGTTCGTGGCCCGTGCGATGCGGCACGGCCCGGACTGACGGGGGCGAGATCAGCAGGCGGCGTCGCGGGGCGGGGGAGGGGCCGTCCGCACCGTGCCGAGCCCCGCGCCCACCTGCTCGATGGTCCGGCCGAGCAGACGCGACAGCTCGGTTCCGGGCTCGCTCAGCCAGTGCTCGTACGCCGCCATGGCCGCCGCGAGGAGGGAGTAGCCGGCCAGCCGGGGCACCATGTCCGTCGGGGGCAGGCCCGTGCGTGCCGCGACGAACTCCGTGACGACGGCCCGCCACGAGGCATAGCGGAGGGTCGAATCCGCCTGCAGCGTCGGCACCCGCAGGATGAGCTCCATGCGCTGCCGGTGCCAGGGCACCTCCACGGGATCGAAGCTGTTGAACTCGACGACCGCCTCGCGGAGCGCGTCGACCAGCGGCGCGTCCGTGGAAGTCGCCGCCAGCAGCTCGCGCAGCCTGAGCAGGTGTTCCTCGAAGTCGCCCCAGACCAGGTCGTTCTTGGAGGAGAAGTAGCGGAAGAAGGTACGGCGGCCGATGCCCGCGGCCGCGGCGATGTCGTCCACCGTGGTGTCGTCGAAGCCCTGACGGGCGAACAGCTCGAACCCGATCCGCTCCAGCTCGGCCCTCGAGGTCACGCGCGGCCTTCCGGTCCTGGCCGGCTCGACCGTGACCGTCGCGTCGCCGGGCGGTGACTTCACGGGGACTCCTTCCGGGGAACGGGGCGGTACGGCCGACCCGGAGCGTCGACCACTCCGCCTTCGAACCTACCGGCCTTGGACCGGAGCCGCAGAGCCCTTCCTCCTCTGCGGGTGTCCGCTGCGCACTACACATCATCCCAGGCGCCGAAGCGCGCGCCGGACGCCCCGCCGCCGGGCCGACCGGGACCGCTGGGCCGGCTCGGTGCCTGGACCGCCGGGCACTTCGGGCACGTACTGATCGGCTGGCTGCTCGTGGTGGGTGTGCTCGGTGCCTTCGCTCCGCAGGTCACCTCAGTGCTGTCGGGGGCGGGCCGGCAGAGCAACGGCTCGGAGTCGGTGCTGGTGCGCGAGCTGGCGCAGGAGCACTTCGGCCAGAAAGCCTCGTCGGCGATCCAGGTGGTCGTCAGCTCGAAGGGGCACAAGGTCACCGACGCGTCCGTGCGGAAGGTGATCGCCGAAGTCACCCGGGAACTGAGCGCCGACTGCCGGATCGGCGAGGTCGTGCCGCCGCAGCCGGGCGCCGGCGTCAGCCGGGACGGACGGACCGCCGTCGTCCTCGGCGGAGCCGACGCCAACACCGACGACATGAGGACCTCGAGGAATCCCTGCCGTGAACTGTCCTCCTTCGGTACGACCTTGATGGACGGCATCGCGGTCTGCAGGCCGAGCACAGGCACGGCCGGCGCGACGAGGGCGTCAGATCGTCGTGGCGTCCGCCGCGGTCAAGGGACACCTCGCCAATCTCGTCGCGGAACCGGGACGTTGCGATGAGCTCATCGCCGCCCTGCAGCCCATTTTCGGGCAGGTGGAGAAGGAGCCGGGCACCGCTTTGCCTGATGCATGTCAGCAGCGAGGACCCGGACGTGGTCTGGATGTGCGAACGCTTCGCCGAGGAGGTGGCCTTCGAGACGCACGCCGTGTCGCCGGTGCACGCGGAGGTGACCAAATGCCTCCACGAGCTCGGTGTCGCGGGGACGGAACGCGTACCGGCTCGGCCTGGTCGCCGGGAAGGGGCTCCCCGCGGCGCCTTGAGGCAATGACGCGTCCCGACGGTCAGGCGCCGCAGGCCCCGTTTCCGCCGAGGCTGATCATGGCGCGGTACAGCTGCTCCCCGGTGAGCGGCGGCGCCGGCAGCGGGTGGGCGCGGTCGGTTCGGAAGCCGTCGAGCAGAAGGTAAAGGTGACGGCGCCAGGCGTTTGGGGCGATGGCGTGGGTGGCCTCGGTGACGCGGCTGTGCGACCAGATGACGAAGGCAAGGTCCTCGGGGGTGAGGTCGGGGCGCAGGCTGCCCTGCTCCTGCGCACGCTCGACGATGTGTACACCGAGTTCGCGGATGCGGGTCTGGGCGCCCGCCAGGCAGGCGCTCTCCGGCAACCGCATGGAGGCCAGGTCGTTGAACCCCCGGTCCTGTGACTGGAGTTCGCACATGGTCTCCAGGAAGTGGCACAGCCCCGCCCAGGCGTCGTCCATGGTGACGGCCTTCTCGGCGGCCTCCCGCCAGGCGGCCAGCTTCTCGGCGAAGGTTGCCTGCACCAGGTCCAGCCGGGTGGGGAAGTGCCGGTACAGCGTGCCGATGGCCAGCCCGGCCCGCTTGGCCACCTGCTCCAGGGGTGCCTCCAGGCCCTGCTCGGCGAAGCAGGAGCGGGCCGCGGTGAGCAGGGCCTCGCGATTGCGCTGCGCGTCG
Encoded proteins:
- the mftA gene encoding mycofactocin precursor MftA (Mycofactocin is a small molecule electron carrier derived from the final two amino acids, Val-Tyr, of MftA, the mycofactocin precursor. It plays a role in redox homeostasis and the metabolism of alcohols and aldehydes in Actinobacteria, including Mycobacterium tuberculosis.) → MSPLHSLPPQAAPVADAESGAGDVLAPESLIEEDDLIEEVSIDGMCGVY
- the mftR gene encoding mycofactocin system transcriptional regulator (MftR, the mycofactocin system transcriptional regulator, is an uncharacterized TetR family DNA-binding transcription factor. Its role is inferred by context. It occurs as part of the biosynthesis locus for mycofactocin, a partially characterized electron carrier derived from the terminal Val-Tyr dipeptide of the precursor peptide MftA, through a radical SAM enzyme-mediated process.) — protein: MKSPPGDATVTVEPARTGRPRVTSRAELERIGFELFARQGFDDTTVDDIAAAAGIGRRTFFRYFSSKNDLVWGDFEEHLLRLRELLAATSTDAPLVDALREAVVEFNSFDPVEVPWHRQRMELILRVPTLQADSTLRYASWRAVVTEFVAARTGLPPTDMVPRLAGYSLLAAAMAAYEHWLSEPGTELSRLLGRTIEQVGAGLGTVRTAPPPPRDAAC
- the mftG gene encoding mycofactocin dehydrogenase MftG; the encoded protein is MPRNGPGRRPDVVVVGAGASGAALAARLSEDPGRLVLLLEAGPVPRQLSDFPPQLLDARLVPGAQAQCAAVSHHPVRLTPDRPYSVPRGRVLGGSTTVNGGYFVRARREDFARWSAAGGADWSYDRMLPLLRGLETDLDHGADAVHGDRGPVRIRRTDLRHPAAAAFGDAARELGLPHEPDKNAQDVPGFGPVPTNTVDGLRVNTGISHLLGALGRPNLTVTGDCPVHRVVVRDGRASGVVVEHDGGFEVLEAGEVVLCAGAFASAHLLHRSGIGPGAALTRAGIPVVLDAPAVGARFSDHPQVVLEWAPRGDVADPVGSWLGGALHVSSSDGAHPGDLEILQSLVPMAGLTTGRTSVAGAPLAFLVSVQTPRTSGRLRTRSADAADPLDIDYGYLRTAGDRRRMREAVRVTAALLGTAAFGEVASGLVDPDATTLDDDRRLDRWIRAGLGTAQHTCGTVPMGPADDARAAVDGYGRLYGLSGLRVADTSILPTAPLRGPAATAVLIGEFVARAMRHGPD
- the mftB gene encoding mycofactocin biosynthesis chaperone MftB (MftB, a small protein, is a peptide chaperone that assists the radical SAM enzyme MftC in performing two modifications to the C-terminal Val-Tyr dipeptide of the mycofactocin precursor peptide, MftA. MftB's role is analogous to the role of PqqD in the biosynthesis of PQQ, a cofactor that derives entirely from a Tyr and a Glu in the precursor PqqA.), with product MPTVNADMDIDRAWDLHPQVSVRPEPFGALLYHFGTRRLSFVKDLRLLAVLRALPHVPTARAACAQAGVGAAELPRFTAALTALARSSMVVERTAP
- a CDS encoding TetR/AcrR family transcriptional regulator codes for the protein MAIDPPSASAENPAPARPLRRDAQRNREALLTAARSCFAEQGLEAPLEQVAKRAGLAIGTLYRHFPTRLDLVQATFAEKLAAWREAAEKAVTMDDAWAGLCHFLETMCELQSQDRGFNDLASMRLPESACLAGAQTRIRELGVHIVERAQEQGSLRPDLTPEDLAFVIWSHSRVTEATHAIAPNAWRRHLYLLLDGFRTDRAHPLPAPPLTGEQLYRAMISLGGNGACGA